The genomic window GGCTACGTCCACTTTTGTCGCGTTTTCAAGACCTTCGAGACCGGGCGATGAATTGACCTCCATTACTACCGGGCCATCATTCGAGCGCAGCATGTCCACGCCGCAGACATTGAGGCCCATGGCCTTTGCAGCCTTGACCGCAGTTGCACGCTCAGTGGGCGTGATCTTTATAAGTTTGGCACTCCCGCCGCGATGCAGGTTGGAGCGGAAATCACCGTCCTTGCCCTTGCGCATCATGGCGGCAATGACCTTGTCACCGATGACCAGGCAGCGAATGTCCTCGCCATTGGCTTCTTTCACGAATTGCTGCACCAGGATATTGGTCTGCACACCACCAAAAGCCTGAATGATGCTTTCAGCTGCCCGTGGCGTCTCGCCCAGGACCACGCCAATGCCCTGCGTGCCCTCCAGCAGTTTGATGATGACCGGCGCGCCGCCAGCAATCTTAAGGAGCTCGTTAGCATCAGAGGTCCGGTGGGCGAACACAGTCGTGGGTAGACCGACACCGTCACGGGATAAAAGCTGCAGGCTGCGCAGCTTGTCGCGTGACCGGGAGATGGCAACCGACTCATTGAGTGGATAAACGCCCATCATCTCGAATTGCCTCAGAACAGCACTGCCAAAGAAGGTCACCGAGGCGCCAATACGGGGAATGACCGCATCATATCCCTTCAGGGACTCGCCGTTGTAATGGACTTCAGGGTCACTCGACGCGATGTCGATGTAGCAGCGCAAATGGTCAATCACATCAATCTGATGTCCGCGCTCCTTCGCGGCCTCGACGAGGCGTTTGTGCGAGTACAGGGATGCATTGCGACACAAAAGGGCGATTTTCACTTTTTTGGTTCCTTCGGGTTTGCAGGCAGCCTGATTGCCGCAGTAAGCGAGCCGCCGACGAATGAGCGGCCTGGATCAATAACGAAGTTCTTTCGAACGGCTTCGCGGCCCAGCAGCATGCGAAAGCCTAGCTGGTCGCGGTCAGTAAGTGTCAGTTCTATGGGCCAGAAATGGTCGCCGACCTGGGCAGTGGTCTTGATGACATAACGCTCTTCCTGGTGCCCGTTTGAACTACGTATGTGGCGCTGGTCGTGTACAGCAGCCACGCATTCGATCTCAGGCAGCCGTCGTCGTTGCGCGGGATGTAGCAAGAACGATACATGTGGTGATCCGCCATCAGTAAACGGACGGATTTTGAAGGCATGGATGGCCGACGTCCGGGCGCCGGTGTCAATTTTTGCTTTGACCTGTGTGACCCCCAAATCCCCAAGACCGACCCATTCCCGCCAGCCGATAATCGGACGGGCGGGTTTTACCCGTGGGCGAGGAGGCTTAAGAGCCGTGTTTTTCGCAGACATGAAGGGCCGGAAATCACAATAAGGAGTGTATGCTTATCACGATGCGCCCCCAATGCCTGAAAATACTTCAGCAAATCGGCTTGGTCTTTTGGCGCTATCTCTTGGTGTGTTCGAGGCGAAATGCTTCCGCCAGCCGGATGCCTGCGTCCATCTGGGCGCGCGACATCTGTTTTTCCCGCTGGCCCATCAGGGCATCAACACCTGCGCGGGTGTCGTCCGTTGCGCCTTGGCGCGCGAGAAGCAGAAAGCTGTAGGCCTTGGCCTTGTCCTGGGGAAGCGGATCACCGTCCCAGTAAATCCCGGACAGAAAAATGAGGGCTGGCGTGTAGTACTTTTCAGCGGCCAGCTCGTACCAGCGAATGCCTTCAAAGCGGTTTCGTTCGGCGCCCTCGCCGTTGTAGTGCATTTCGCCGATCTTCATCTGGGCTTCAGCGTGCTGGTTGAGCGCTGCCTTCTCATACCAGCGCAACGCTTCGTCCACATTGGATTTGATGTCCGCGTCAGGCTTGCCGGTGCGATAATAGTCACCCAGCTCCACCTGCGCCTGCACATGGTTCCCTTCAGCGGCCAGCGTCATGTACTTCACGGCCTTGTAAGGATTAGCCGGGGCACCATTGTTGCCCTCATACATCTTGGCCGCCAGAAAGGCGGAGGTTGCATCGCCCGCGTCGC from Candidatus Phaeomarinobacter ectocarpi includes these protein-coding regions:
- a CDS encoding ATP-dependent zinc protease is translated as MSAKNTALKPPRPRVKPARPIIGWREWVGLGDLGVTQVKAKIDTGARTSAIHAFKIRPFTDGGSPHVSFLLHPAQRRRLPEIECVAAVHDQRHIRSSNGHQEERYVIKTTAQVGDHFWPIELTLTDRDQLGFRMLLGREAVRKNFVIDPGRSFVGGSLTAAIRLPANPKEPKK
- a CDS encoding tetratricopeptide repeat protein, with amino-acid sequence MFMRISKTAFVLLAAISWGIAPAAADLQSGIEAYSAGDVTAATQAWAEGGDAGDATSAFLAAKMYEGNNGAPANPYKAVKYMTLAAEGNHVQAQVELGDYYRTGKPDADIKSNVDEALRWYEKAALNQHAEAQMKIGEMHYNGEGAERNRFEGIRWYELAAEKYYTPALIFLSGIYWDGDPLPQDKAKAYSFLLLARQGATDDTRAGVDALMGQREKQMSRAQMDAGIRLAEAFRLEHTKR
- the rimK gene encoding 30S ribosomal protein S6--L-glutamate ligase, whose protein sequence is MKIALLCRNASLYSHKRLVEAAKERGHQIDVIDHLRCYIDIASSDPEVHYNGESLKGYDAVIPRIGASVTFFGSAVLRQFEMMGVYPLNESVAISRSRDKLRSLQLLSRDGVGLPTTVFAHRTSDANELLKIAGGAPVIIKLLEGTQGIGVVLGETPRAAESIIQAFGGVQTNILVQQFVKEANGEDIRCLVIGDKVIAAMMRKGKDGDFRSNLHRGGSAKLIKITPTERATAVKAAKAMGLNVCGVDMLRSNDGPVVMEVNSSPGLEGLENATKVDVAGQIIEFLEKNAKPGKTHTRTRKKRSVPKSA